GCAGCCAGGGGTCCCAAAAAAGGCAAAGCTGGAAAGAACAGTGAGTCTGAAGTTTCAGAAAACATGCCTTAGCTGACCAGGGCAGAACCCAGCTCTGGGGGAAGTTCAATCCTGAAGTTCCAACAGACCAGGGAGGGGTAGATTCATGGTGGAAGTTCGGGCTAAAGATGCAAAATTCACTTGCCTTTTCAAGCTGAGGATTCTCAGACTCAGCCCTCCCCAGAATCAGCAGGGACACAAGAAAGATCACACAAGCCTCATCTACTAGTGGGAGAAAGTGAAGTGGAACAGATCATAAGCCCAGTCTTATATCAAGAATCTACTGCCTAAGCCCACTCACATGGTGAGTGGTCCCCACTCCCCCTCAGCCCAGCCTGACCTTGCCAAGATGTAAGATGGCCATGGTTGAGAGCTTGGACCAACTTCCTATCATTAACCATGTGGCTGAAGATGAGGTCTTGGAAAGAGTAGGCTGCCCATTCTTGGGGGTCAGCAAGGTAGACTGTGAACATTAGTGCAGCCAGGGAGAAATACTTCGCCATGTCTTCCAGAAGCCTCTAAGACTGACTGTTGTGTGAATCCCGGGTAGCAGCACACAGGACTGGGGATAGAGTGGCCTGGATGCAGCAGAGCTCCTCCCACCCAATAGACACACTCGAAGATGCCACCTGCACGTCTACAGGGAGCTGTCCCTAGCACTGGCTTGGAACCTATTTTTACAGCCCTGATCTCATAACACACACCCAGGAGGCCTCCAAAAGCAAGTCTTAGCGTGAGTCCCAGGGTTCCACTCTTTCATGCCTGCAACTCCCCCAGAGGACTTCTAGACTGATAAAGCAGGGGGAAACTTCTGGAAATCTCACTAAGGAGATGAAATAAACTCAGACTTTTCTCCTAGACACCAAGCAAAGCAAAAACTTGAACCCAAGGTTCTGGACGCCCATCTCGTGCTCCTAGCACAACCtccagagaaaattttaaaggatggggtgggggagatttGTGGCCTAGACAAAGGTTCCACAGTTCTAAGCTGAGGGCAGagtccaggctctgtgctggcctGGGTCCTGGAACTGGAAGCAGAGTTGACTCCGGCCTCCCAACAGCTCAGAGCAAAGACCAGGAAACCGAAATGAAAAGGACCAGTCCAGGAAGAAGCTAAGCCCCGGGTTTTTCAAAACCGTAGAAACAGCAGCAGCACCCCTCTCCCCCGCCTTCCAACTCCAGATCTTCCACCTACTTTTCCATGTCCTCCTCCAGGAGAACCAGCACCACTGCTTCCATGCACTCCCTTATAGAGACACAAACGAAAAAACCAGGATTCCCCTTTTAAGACCCTTATTCCGGAGCTCGGAGATCTGGTTCCCAGGCTGGAGATGCCCGAAGCCAAGTCCGAGCTCAGAGGCCAGAGGGTGGGACAAGTCTTGCGCCTACTCTGCCCTTCCGGACCACCCACCGGCGAAGGCCACGGGCGTCCTAGACTCTATGCCCTCGCCTCCCCGTGAGCAGACTGCTGGCGCAGCAGACAGGAGTCACTTTTCTTAAAGGCCCCAAGTTAGTGCCTGGCGTTTCCTGGGCCGTGGTACCCGTAGGGTTAAGTGTGAGTCCCTGCCGGGCAAAGAGCAGAAAGCACAGAGCTGGGGCGGTACCGACCTCGGGGCAGCCGGCCGCGttaggagaaagaggaaaggcgGGATCCTCCAAGAAGTTGACTCTCAGGCGTCCGCCTGCGGCCACTGCCAAATCTTCTCCACTTCTGTCTCctactccctccccctttccctcgaAGACCGCCCAGGTCCGGAGTTCCTAGGATGGGGGCGGGGCGCTGTCAGGAGGAAAAACCAAATCTTTGAGAGGCGCCCAAGCACGTCCAAACTCTCCCATCCTACTGGTCCGCTCCAGGGCAGAATCTATCCCCAAAACGCAGGCCCGGGAGGAGGCTGAAGACCTGGAGTCGGGGTAGGGCACCCGGTGGGGCCTGGAGAAAGCTGTTCTAAGTTTCTTCCCCCTCGAGGTACCCTCCACCCTTCTCACTCCTCTTCCTCCCAGCACCCCCTTAAACAGTTCCCCGCCTTCTCCTCTCCcgtcttccctccccacctcgatcctccccttttcttctcctagcGTTTCCACTCCGCCTCCCCCTTCCCGTGCCCGTCCTCTCCCTTGCTCTTTGGGCGTCCGCCCCGTCAATCACCACCGCCGCCGGCCCCCGCCCGgtcctctcctcctcccaggtTCTTGGAGCACCTCCCGCTCGCGTCTCGGGCCGCCCTCGGCTTTGCGCTGAGCCCGGCGATCTGTCAGCGGAGCCGGCCGGGGGGAGCCGCCCGACCCGCCGGGGCTCGGGTTACCAGTGACTGACAGCGTCTCCATGGCGAATAATTTGACTCCGACTATTGTCTGGCGCGGGCAGGCCCCGGGTCAGATAACCAGACCAATCAGGGCGCGGGCCGCCGCGCCTCATGCCCGCTtagaataatattattaaaaaagcaGCGAGCGAGCTAGAcgggagggagagcgagcgagaaaCGAGCGAGGGAGCGGCGGGCAGGCGCGGAGCATGCGGAGCGGCGCCCCGGGCGACCCCCGGGCTTGGACGAGGGCGCAGGCGAGGCGCGAAGGCGGCGGGGGCGCGGAGGAGCGCGGCAGCTGCGGCCGGCGCCGGGACGGGCTGCAGTGACTCGGAGTTCGCCGGGAGACCGCGCGGGGCCGGGGGGGCAGCCCCGCCCGCCTCTCGGCGCGGACGGCCCGGCGGGGAGGCGCCCATGCCGGACAGCGCAGCGCGGTGAGGGCgcgcgcgggcgggcgggcgggggcgcaGCCGGCACCATGTCCATGCTGCCAACCTTCGGCTTCACGCAGGAGCAAGTGGCGTGCGTGTGCGAGGTGCTGCAGCAGGGCGGCAACATCGAGCGGCTGGGCCGCTTCCTGTGGTCGCTGCCCGCCTGCGAGCACCTCCACAAGAATGAGAGTGTGCTCAAGGCCAAGGCGGTGGTGGCCTTCCACCGCGGCAACTTCCGCGAGCTCTACAAGATCCTGGAGAGCCACCAGTTCTCGCCGCACAACCACGCCAAGCTGCAGCAGCTGTGGCTCAAGGCGCACTACATCGAGGCGGAGAAGCTGCGCGGCCGGCCCCTGGGCGCCGTGGGCAAATACCGCGTGCGCCGCAAGTTTCCGCTGCCGCGCTCCATCTGGGACGGCGAGGAGACCAGCTACTGCTTCAAGGAAAAGAGTCGCAGCGTGCTGCGCGAGTGGTACGCGCATAACCCCTACCCCTCACCGCGCGAGAAGCGCGAGCTGGCCGAGGCCACTGGCCTCACCACCACGCAGGTCAGCAACTGGTTCAAGAACCGGCGGCAGCGCGACCGGGCAGCGGAGGCCAAAGAAAGGTACGAGTAAGTAGAACTTCGGCGCCAGTTCCCCCCGGGGCTCCAGGGTGGGGGTCGCGGGGCGTATGCGCAGCCCCTGGGAAGAGGCCTAAACGGGATACTCGGTCCCTGCCACTTCCCAGCTGCAGCCTCGACTGACCCTGCCGGCCTTCAGGTCTTGTGGTGGGAGACCGAGAGGTCAGAAATTTGTCTAAAGCGGGCAAAGCGATAGGGGAGGTTGTCAGCTCACTCCCTGGTCGCTTGCAAAGAAAAGTGGAGAGGCAGCGAACTTTGGGGCGAAAGCAAGACAGTGGCTGGATCCTGTGCAATGGGGGACACAAGAGGCAGGGTGTGACAGTCTTCAGAAGGACAGAGGGGACTCTCTCAGGGCTGCAGATTTGGGGCTGTCTGTGCGAATTCACGGGCACTTCTGCGCACTTCCTGTTCGTCTTACTCGGCTCTAGGCCCAAGTGAGATTAGGGGTCAGGACTAGGATTAATACTTTCCTGGTGTGACCTGCACGTGGAGGGGCCTGGGCAAGAATAGTCCTTGTCTGGATATGGAAGTTGATAGGGAGACTTTATCCTTTATAGGAAGGACCAAGAGGAACAAGACTGGGAGGAATTGTCAGCTGTAGGAGAGCAAAGAGAAACACATGCCCTTTTGCCTGCCTTCTTGGACCCAGCAGTCCTTCCCTGGCCTGTCCAGCTCTTGACTCTTCTCCCCTCAGGCCCTACAGTGCGGGAGGTTGGTAGTTCTGGGGTGAACTGAGAGCCGAAGAAGGGCTGGGAGTTGCCTTGTCCTCAAGGAAACCAGGACTTCCTGAACCAGCCTAACAGTTGACCATTAGGCCCTAGTGACTGCCAGCCTGTGGCTCTTGTGAACCCCAAATACGAAGGAGGAAACGGGAGAAAAACCGGTTGTGGGAACAGAAATCCAGCCTGAGTGTAACAGCAAAACAAGACACCTGGGGTTGGGGGTATAGGGCGTGGTGCAGCCCAGAGTAAATGATTAAGGTCCGGGTTGGGTGGCGGGGTGTTGATGAACAGCGGAACCAGATCTCTGAAAGTGGAAGGGGGAGCTTCAGGCCGATCCTGGCCTCCCAGACAATGAGGTCAGGGTATGTACAGTTGGAAGTTCTCCATTGCCAGCCATGTAGGAAGTTCCCCtccaggaaaacagaaagaaaggtcTTGGGAAGCCAGTGAAGAGAAAAGTGACCCAAGATTCCAAATCTCCCGATCTGGTCCGGGCTGACAGTCAAAGGCAGAGCAGGAGGTGGGTTCTCCTTGCTGGGGTCCCCCTCTACCCAGCCTGGCATGCATCCAGACTCCTGAAGAACTCAGGTTCTCAGGCCAGGCCCCAGGTGAGAGTGGCAGAACCCTCCAGTTTCTATATGCTGGAAAAGTCTAGGCCTGGATTAGCAATCCCCCCCACCAAGGGCTGCTCTCCAAGCCCCCAGCTTCCAGTCTTCCAGCGGAAGTTTGCACTGTGCCACCAGGGAGAAGGCTACAACCTGAGGGCTTTGTCCTGTCCTTGGGCCCAGCAAGGAGAGCCCTCACAAGACCTGCCAGTTTGGACCTAGAAAGAAAGGACCCTTAGCTCCAGGAGGCTGACCCTCAATCAGAGATTTCCCTTAAGTGGTGAAGGCCTTTGAGAGCTCTAACTTCACCTGGctctcccagccccacctccacTCAACAACTCTGGTTTGGGGAGCCAAGCGTCTGAAAATCCAGgcatcttcccttccttcctgtctccttctcccccaaCTCTACTGAGCCCTGCTCTGCGGCCCCTCTCCTCTGGCAAAGAAATGTCAGCAACTCAGtgcaaggcgggggggggggggggggcggtaggGCCGCAATCTACAAAGAACAGGAGAGATATTCAAGAGGTTAAGAACAAGAGACGTGAAGGGATAGAGATGGCACAGAGAAaaggacaagagagagaaaatcttgtaCTGAGCGAGTAAGAGAATCGGAGAAAGCTCGAGAGCCCCAGGCCAGGCGGAGAAAATGGTAGAAACCGAAAACACCCGCGGGCAGCGCCCGGCGGCTCGGGCGCGGAGGCGAGCGGCGGGGTCTGGCTCCGGGCGACACGGTGGCGCCGAGCGGCCTCGGTTTCCCCGCTGACCCGGCCGCTTTGCTCCTGCATTTGCAGGGAGAACAGCGAGAACTCCAACTCCAACAGCCACAACCCGCTGGCTGCGTCGCTGAATGGCAGCGGCAAGTCGGTGCTAGGCAGCTCGGAGGACGAGAAGACGCCGTCGGGGACGCCAGACCACTCGTCGTCGAGCCCCGCTCTGCTGCTCAGCCCGCCGCCGCCCCCTGGGCTGCCGTCCCTGCACAGCCTGGGCCACCCTCCCGGCCCCAGCGCCGTACCCGTGCCCGTGCCGGGCGGAGGCGGCGCGGACCCGCTGCAGCACCACCACGGCCTGCAGGACTCCATCCTCAACCCCATGTCGGCCAACCTCGTGGACCTGGGCTCCTAGAGCCCCGCCTGCCTCGACGCGCTCGCCTTCCAGGCTTGGCGCTGGGGACCGCAGAGACAATGTCGGGAGGGCTCCCTGTGCCGGCGGCCCCATCAGGTACTGAAAGTCCCACTCGCTGAGCGGGCAGAACTGCCGGCCGAACTGCCGGCGGGGGCAGGGTGGATGGCTCTTCGGTTTGGCCTTCGTCTGGGATTTGTTTTCAACAAGTTGCTTCTGAGATCGTTTTGGAGGCCTGGGATCTGGCCTTGAACCTGGGAAGGGAATAAATTATACACATTCTCATATTCTCCCTCCAGACCTTCTCATCCCTTTTATCCTTTTCCCTTCCCCGCTCTTTCTTCcagttcctttcccttccttctctcttgtcCTCTCTCCGTCCCCTTCTTGCTTTCCCTGGTCCCGATCCCTCCATATTTCTGGCTTGTCACCCCTCagtatgtttttgtttctctatttctttttttctatctctccTCTGGCCGGCCCCTTGCTCTCCTGGCCCCAAGATCTGTACCCCCGAGCCTTTCTCCTCCTTCCGGGACGTCTAATTGCATCCTCCTAACTCGCTTTCCCGGGTGGACGtggcaggggaagagcagaggaaccAGGCCTTCTCCAGAGGCCCTCCCCAAGGTTCAGTGGGGCTGCAGGTGTCCGCTCTGCGCCTAATAACTTAAGCGAAAGAGAAAGGACCGGGGTGCTGGGGACTCGGAGCGGCGCCCTTGCGCTTgcccctctgtttctctccagtGAGGCCGGCCGcgttctctcctcttcctccccggGCTGGGGCCACAGTGCTCCGGCAGAGTGTGCCTCCCGAGCCGCGGACTTGCCGTCTCCCTGTTACGCCCTCATGTGAATGTTCTTCGGGaaatatttctgcttttattttataataaaattagaaatcataaatatatatatggatatataccaCAAGGCCCGTGATCCGGGAGTGCAGCAGTGTCTGATTTCCCTACAGGGACTCGACACCCTGGTGGACCGTTCTGGGCAGCGAtgtcccaggagccccagataTCGGGAGCCGCCTTCCCCCATTCACAGCGCATAACAGCCCTTAAGGTGAAGGGACCGAAAACTCTGAAacctcctcccaccctcccaaAGCCCTGCCTCCCGCTTTCCTGTCGGGAAAACTCCCTCAAAAGCACGAAGGGGGTGGGTGGTCTCCTCTTGGGGACTCTTCTCCCCGCCATTACCAGAGCAGGGCCCTCGCTCTCCTCTTTCTTCATTTCGG
This genomic interval from Mustela lutreola isolate mMusLut2 chromosome 9, mMusLut2.pri, whole genome shotgun sequence contains the following:
- the SIX2 gene encoding homeobox protein SIX2 — encoded protein: MSMLPTFGFTQEQVACVCEVLQQGGNIERLGRFLWSLPACEHLHKNESVLKAKAVVAFHRGNFRELYKILESHQFSPHNHAKLQQLWLKAHYIEAEKLRGRPLGAVGKYRVRRKFPLPRSIWDGEETSYCFKEKSRSVLREWYAHNPYPSPREKRELAEATGLTTTQVSNWFKNRRQRDRAAEAKERENSENSNSNSHNPLAASLNGSGKSVLGSSEDEKTPSGTPDHSSSSPALLLSPPPPPGLPSLHSLGHPPGPSAVPVPVPGGGGADPLQHHHGLQDSILNPMSANLVDLGS